Part of the Cupriavidus basilensis genome is shown below.
GCGGCCGACATGATCTCCGAGGCGCATGCGGCATGGCTGCTGCAGCGCGCGCGGCGAGGCCATGGCGCCCGCCCGCGCGCCGAGGGTGGCGACCATGAAGGCGGCGCTGACGCCGCGCGCGTGGAAGACGTCGTGCGCTGGGGCACGGCGGGCGGCGCGGCGGTGCTTGGCCTGGATGCGGTGGGCACGCTGCAGCCGGGCAAGGTGGCCGACCTCGCCATCTACCGGCTCGACGACCCGCGCTGCTTTGGCCTGCACGATCCGGCCATCGCGCCCGTGGCCAGCGGTGGGCGGCCAGCTCTGCGCGCGCTGCTCGTGGCTGGCCGCGTGGTGGTGGAGCATGATGCGATTCCGGGGCTGGACCTTGCCGAGCTTGGCGCTGCCGCGCGCGACGCGGTGCTGCGCTTGCAGCACCGCGCAGCACAATCCGCGGCGCCACATCCTTGATCCAGGCTAGCCTGGGCGCGGGCCGACGTATGCGGCACGCGGGCGGATCAGCTCGGCATCCGCACGCTGCTCCAGCGCGTGCGCGATCCAGCCGATGGAGCGGCCAAGCGCGAACATGCCGAAGGCCGCGCCGGGCGGCAGCCGCAGATGCCGGCGCAGCGCCACCAGTGCAAAATCGATCGATGGCCGCTGCCCCACCAGCGCAAAAGCGTCGTCGATGAACGCTTGCCATTGCGGGTGATGCGGGAGTATCCGTGCCAGCAGGCCGGCGGCGCGGATGTCGCCGGCGGGGTAGAGATGATGGCCAAACCCCGGCAGGTTCTCGCCGCGGGCAAGCCGCTCGCGCAGCTTCGATGCGGGCTGGGCCTCGCCGAGTTCGTCCCAGAGAGCCTCCACGCGGGCGGTGGTCCCGCCATGCAGGCCGCCGGTCAGCGCGGCCAGCCCAGCGACCACGGATGCGCGCAGGCTGGCGCCGGTGGACGCCACGCAGCGGGACGTGAAGCTCGACGCGTTCAGCTCATGGTCGGCGCAGAGCACCAGCGCCATGCGGATCAGGTCCGCGCCCTCTTCGTCCACCTGCCAGGCGCTGGCGCATTGCCGATGGACCGGCGCGCTGGCGGGCGCCGTGTGCAGCAGGCAGGCCGCCAGCAAACGCACCAGCGCGCCGCAGCCCTCGGCAAGGCGTTCCGGTGACCTTTGCCACTGCGCCGTGGGGTCGTCTTCGCTGGCGATGGTAAACAGCGGCAGCAGCGCCTCCTCGCTGCGCCGCCCGGAGAAGGCCGCCTGCATTGCCGCGAGGTGCGCCGGCGCAAGCGGCGCTGCGCCAAACGCCGCGTCCTGGGGGCACTGCCACAGCAATGCGGCCACCGCTTCCACGGTGTCCGACGCGGCCAACGCAACGGCATCCATACCCCGGTAGTAGAGCCGCCCGTCCTCAATCAAGGTGATCCCCGATTCCAGCACCGGCAAACCCCAGCTCAACGTGGCCTTGGCCACCTCGCGAGGCTTGCGGCCACGTGTGCGCTGGCCGGCCAGGCGCGCAACGTCGTCGGCGAGATAGCGGCTCTCGCGGTGGGTTTCGCCATCGTGCGCGTGCAGCAAGCCACGGCTGACATAGGCATAGAGCGTCTGGCGGGACACGCCAAGCTGGGCGGCGGCTTCGGAGGAAGTCAGGTAGCGGGGCACGGGCGACAAAATCGATCAACAAGTTGATTAAGTTAATCAATATTGACTATTAAAACAAGGAGCCTATGCTGCAAAGCACGAATTCCTGCCCCCCAACGGAGAACGCACCATGCCCGGCCCCGGAGAATCCATGCTTTCAGCCACGAGTCCCACGACCGCCGCCACCCCTTTCCTTGGTGAGATCTGGCGCAGCGTGCACGGGGACGCCGCGTGGCTGGAGCACATTGCCGTGGCCGGCGCCGGTCACTTGCCCGCGGTCTTCCCCGTCACCGCCCTGGCCACCGCCGCCGTCGGCGCAGCCGCCCTGGCCATTGCCGAGTTCATCCACCAGGCCTGCGGGCATACGCTGCGTGTCCAGGTGGATCAACGTCTCGCTTCGCTATGGTTCGGCACTTCGCTGCGGCCGCAGGGCTGGGAATTGCCGCCGCAATGGGATCCGGTTGCCGGCGACTACCGGGCCAAGGACGGCTGGATCCGTCTTCACACCAACGCCCCACATCACCGCGACGCTGCCCTCGCCGTGCTTGGCGTGGCGGCGCAAGCGGACAAGGCCGCCATTGCCCGGGCCGTATCCGGATGGGAAGCCAGCGCGCTGGAAACCGCCATCGTCGAGAACGGCGGCTGCTCGGCGGCGATGCGCACCGAGGCCGAATGGGCGGCCCATCCGCAGGGGATCGCCGTCAACAGCGAACCGCTGATGCACTGGACAACGTGCGCTGCGGGGCCTCGGCCAGCCTGGGCCATTGCCCCGGATCGCCCGTTGCGCGGCATCCGCGTGCTG
Proteins encoded:
- a CDS encoding citrate synthase family protein translates to MPRYLTSSEAAAQLGVSRQTLYAYVSRGLLHAHDGETHRESRYLADDVARLAGQRTRGRKPREVAKATLSWGLPVLESGITLIEDGRLYYRGMDAVALAASDTVEAVAALLWQCPQDAAFGAAPLAPAHLAAMQAAFSGRRSEEALLPLFTIASEDDPTAQWQRSPERLAEGCGALVRLLAACLLHTAPASAPVHRQCASAWQVDEEGADLIRMALVLCADHELNASSFTSRCVASTGASLRASVVAGLAALTGGLHGGTTARVEALWDELGEAQPASKLRERLARGENLPGFGHHLYPAGDIRAAGLLARILPHHPQWQAFIDDAFALVGQRPSIDFALVALRRHLRLPPGAAFGMFALGRSIGWIAHALEQRADAELIRPRAAYVGPRPG